The Nymphalis io chromosome 3, ilAglIoxx1.1, whole genome shotgun sequence genome contains the following window.
gtctggatgacattatttattctaattcatgttttatatatagcAAATGAATATAACGCCGTATACTGTATACATAGTTGCTATAAactatcattaataaaataaaaattagatacGAGTAGGTAGTGTAAGTATTTGACATTGAAAATACCCAAATAAACCAAAAATCACaatatattgaattttgatataaaaacctTTTAGGTTTCACAGAAGCGATAAAAGGACTCCCCTTTTAAGTGTTCGTCTGACGTCATAGCTGTTTTCCTaaaagacagcgcaagtgattTACTTTGAAGTTTCATTACtctatatattaagaatatttctattttcattatattaaaatattttttagagtataatagtaatatacatcaattttatgtatgtatgaattatgtatatgtgtaaacattattttatggttaTGGTTTTATGGCTAACTTACCAGATTACGATCTTAAAATATCTCTCAGATTAATTTATCTGCAAGAGATGGTTAATTataagacaatattttttattcctgtgcatttttagttttatatcttTGTGGTACACAAtaagatgattttttttcagccttttgtggtccactgctggacaaaagcctCCCCCGTAGAACGCCATGGGGTGTAAGGGGAGTCCACAACGACGTTAAGCTCCCTAGCGTAAatctcacctgctcgtggtgcAACCTGCTGGTCAATAAACGAGGCTCTGGTGACcaaaatcgtggcggtataaccacacaaatgctggaatccaaAACGAAACTCCAGATAGCGGGCAGCAGTGCTATTTGTGAAAGATTTctagccactgcggtcaccaacccgcctgccaagcgtggtgactaaggcaaataccCTTGagcaaataaaatgatattaattaatattacttttgtcagaaacagtattatataaaatatatatcaaatttatattttatcactaGTTAACTTAGcttagaagccgagatggccctgtggtaagaacgcgtgaatcttaaccgatgatcgtaggttcaaacccgggcaagcaccactgaattttcatgtgcttaatttgtgattataatttatctcgtgctttacggtgaaggaaaacatcgtgaggaaacctgcatgtgtctaatttcactgaagttctgccacatgtgaattctaccaacccgcattggagcagcgtggtggaataagctccaaaccttctcctcaaaaagaggagaggaggcctttagcccagcagtgggacattcacaggctgttaagcTTAAAAATTAGATGAAGATCCAACTTTGAATACTATATAGCCAATTTTAAAGACTTGGAAATTGCACgggttatatataagtttacacTTAGTGTGCGCTCAGACACAGATGCACTATCTGATCTTTCACTCTCATAAGGTAAAATTTGACGGGTCGGTAACCCAACTTGACCGGAATAAGTTCAGGCGTAGTATCAATGTCTTTCATGTTTAGCGACaaatatatcacaaaaaaaaacttactatcaCATTTCATGGAGGATATCATTCTTAGGAGAAAAAGCCAATCGATTTTAATAGCCGGATAAGATATTTAATCTACATATcaatagaaatatttgtttttttttattaagtaaatgtaaACGACGGtcactaattatttttaatttctttaataatgtaaataataataattcttagatataaagaaatagaaacaaaatttatcaattacttttaattagatTCGCCTGAATGAAAATACGAAAAAGTTGAACTGAGTTTTCATTAAAAGTTAGTTACAATctgaatatacaaaatatagtctgaattgaaatatttctaAAGACTTTTATCTCCAAACCATCTCATACGTTTTATCTAAATGTTGAGATAAAAAACAAGTATAAAAGGAAATTTTCGACAACATAATTTGGCTTTACAAGACATAATGAGGTAaggatttctatttttataacttacattttatctttaaaaaaattaagtatattatttgacTAACTGAGCGTTAAGGTCTTAGATGTTAGTAGTTGATACAGCTTTAGTCCTGTTGGTTACTCAACCTTATCGCCATTATCAGAAAATTGTTAAGATGACATTGGTATAGGTCGAACAATACTTATTTTGCAATGTTTTTTTCTAGGATAACATCGATTATTATCCTGCCTGCTTTGTTTTTGCTCGCTTTCGCAAACAATGCGAAAGAATTGGATTGGTGGGAGACAACTATTTTCTACCAGATCTACCCAAGATCGTTTATGGATAGCGATGGTGATGGCATTGGGGATCTAAAAGGTAACAaatggatttaaatatatttttttttctatatataaaactaaataattagtatatcgaaaaataacaattattttaagtatttaatgaaaaaatttagaaatacaGTAGTTTAATAATTTCACTTTTAGGAATAACTTCGAAGTTGGAATATTTGAAGGAATTAGGTGTGGGAGCAACATGGCTGTCTCCAATGTTTCAGTCACCTATGTACGATTTTGGATATGATATTGCCGACTTTTACGATGTTCACGATGAATACGGTACAATGGAAGACTTCGATAACTTGATGGCAAAGGCCAAGGAACTaggtaaatgattttttattaaataaatttaaacaaaacaagttactttaatttatattactatatttttctaGACATAAAGATTGTTCTCGATTTCGTACCGAATCATGGTAGCAATGAGAGTGTTTGGTTTGAGGAGGCATTAAAAGGTCATGAAAAGTACTATGATTACTTTATGTGGGAGGATGGTGTTTTAGATGAAAATGGAACTTTACGCCCACCAAATAATTGGGTAATTTCTTAATTCACTtgaattgtttattgttttaagtaCAAAAATTATAGTTACACTCCattttgtttatagaatagTGTTTTCCGTAAAAGCGCTTGGGAATACAGAGAGGAAgttggtaaatattatttacatcaatttgtcaTTGGTCAACCCGACTTTAATTATCGTAACCCTGAAGTTGTTGAGGAGATGAAGAATGTTTTGAGATTTTGGTTTGAGAAAGGCGTCGCTGGTTTTCGAGTGGATGCTATATCACATTTGTTTGAAGTGAATAAAGAGAAGTTTGGTGGGAAATATCCCGATGAGCCTTTAAGTGGTGGAAGTACTGATGACCCAGAAAGTTATAACTACTTGGATCACATTTACACTAAAGATCTGGATGAGACTTACGATATGGTATATCAATGGCGAGAAGTCTTCGAAGAGTATAGTGAAAAAGATGGTTTATCAAGAGTCATGATGACAGAAGCTTACGGCAGCCCACAGGTTACCTTGAGATATTTTGGTGATGGAGAGCGTGATGGTTCGCATATGCCTTTCAATTTTGTACTTATATCTGATGTTAATGGCGATTCGAGTGCAGCTGAAATAAAATACGCTCTTGATAAGTTTTTGACGTTCAAACCTATCGATAAACTTGCTAATTGGGTGGTAAGTTAAAATCTATACAgaattttgtttctttaaaataatgtaattatataaaataattattttaaaaataatattatattttactataatttcgTGTTGTAAGTAAGGAtcgaaaatgatattttattattgtaggcTGGAAATCATGACAACAACAGAGTAGCTTCCAGATTCAGTCCTAAGTTAGTTGATGGAATAAACATGATTGTTTTACTGCTTCCCGGAATCGCGGTTACTTATATGGTAAGAAATACCGTTAATTAATAAGTTCACGTAATGacgtaaaaattattataataaaataattaaacgcaGGGTGAAGAAATTGGAATGGTAGATGGTTTTGTAAGCTGGGAAGATACGGTTGATCCAAGCGGCTGCAATACAGATGATCCTATCAATTATGTATCAGCCTCACGCGATCCAGAGAGAACTCCATTCCAGTGGAGTTCGGAGAAAAACGCCGGTACATAccaatattttgattaatagttTGACGTTAGTAGTTAGTATGTAGCAATATATTGCTActcaaaaaatatatgcatataattttgatatatgacTATGGTTATACGATTTACAGTTCGGTATTGTTTATAGCTTAATCAAGTTCAATGGAATCAGTTGATACGTaatggaaattaaattaattaaaagataaatataataatagttatatattaatatttttgtaggtTTCTCGACTGGTGACAAAACTTGGCTACCAGTTGCTGAAGGTTATGAAACTCTAAATGTAGAAGTACAGCGTAATGTTGAACGATCTCATCTAAACATTTATAAGACTTTGGCAAAATTACGAGCGGAGCCAGCATTCAGGCATGGCAGATATGAATCAGTTGCTTTTAATTCGGACATATTGGCTTTCAGAAGGTATCtatttacgattttatttttaaaaagcttgttattttattaatttagactATATACTCGACTTTTCTCTTTGTGATAGGCCATAATTGACAAAAAAAGTATCTTAAAGCTTCAACACacggtaataataaaaacaaataattcgaTCATTTACTGGGTTAGGTTATTTGTCAGTAAAAAGTCGAGATATATCAATTGCTACCTCTGTATtaagataagaaaatatatgGAATTATTTCAACATCCACTTTAGCGACACTTATCGAAACACCTTAATCCCTTTTACCGAACACGTTTCCAAACACTTCACATGTCAGATTATAATGAAATGTCAACGACAAGACAGTATTAGGTGTCAGttcttgttattataaattgttattgaaatCTATACTCATAATTAGGTTAATGTGTTTGTCGAATACCGCTGTATTAGTGTTTTGATTGTGACATGGataatattttcgttaaaattttaacgttttttttccTGTGATAAAAAGATGTAAGGAACATTGCGTTCTTACTTCAATACTAATATAGAGTTactgttgttataaaatataatgttgaccaccaatacttttattgtacagttcgataagtatatttattatgtgtacAGTTGTGTAATATATGTGTGTTGTGGTcggttaaatttaaagtaagcaAGAAAGGgctcgaatatatttaatatatttaaattggaacAATTTTTTTAGGTGGCACGAGGGTGAAACTtacatagttattataaattttagagACGAAAGTTATACTATTGATTTGACTTATTTTGAGAATGTAATAGGAAACCTCGAAGTCGTTGTAAATAGTCTTGACTCACCAAAGACAACAGGGTATGTATTGCATGTCTTACTTGTAATCTCCATTGACAACCAAGTTTTATCTATAGCTATTACCTAagcattgttttatatttggtGTCTGAGTTATggaataagattaaaaataaaaaatatacaaaataaatgcacACATTTTTTCACTAGTACATCAAGGTTtaactactattattattatttttattttaagatttgatAAGTTTTCCTTATAAATGTGCTACGTGAACTATccctaagtaattaaaataaatttttatctattttttgcctataaagataattttatattgataaatagttGTTTTAAGATATAATCGTAGTAGCTATACTTTAATCTGAAGAATAAATACTACGATTACttcaaaaacatatattattttttcgatAAAGATGGATTTAACTTCAAAAAAAgtcttgtatttatataaagttttattttaaaagggcAATTAGTGTGCGAAAAATCTTACTGTAATTTTATGACAAAATGACTGCGAATCACaatttagaaaaatttaaaaaatgaactaAAAATGTATgctatcaaattaaataaggtCTAATATAGACcacataaaatgttatatttactagttttcttaataaattgtaagcACTTCTCACGTAAgtaggaaaaataaataaaaattgctgtTGTCTTACAAAATAACTGTAGTTCCTTGACCTTGAGTGCGTAATGTTATTATTGACACAATTGTTACAATAtcaatcttattatttttgtttataattacagaGACTTACTAGATGCGCAGAATGTTGATATAGCCGGAAGTGAAGCTTTGGTTCTAAAAGTAATTCAATAAAGAAACCCAATCTTTGTCattagaaaataaatgattaaataaatatatatgtatctgtTTCTTTACTTATTATTCAAGCTGGAGTTAGAGTAAAGTGTATGAGCTTGTCAGCCACAGCTGGACAAAGATCTCCTCTCGTCTTATagaaggcttgaagcttattccaccaagatgctctaatgcggattgctaatttcagtgaaattaagacacatgctggtttcctcacgattttgtTGATgaaaaactcaaattaagcacatgaaaattcagtggtgcttgcctgggtttgagcccacgatcatcggttattattcacgcgttctaaacactGGGCAATCTCGTTATTCCCAAACCCTAAATGCCGTAAAAGCTAAGCACTAGACGTATAAATGTCTGGTTGCATTTGAAATTACCATACCTATATTGCAATGATAatacattatcataataaacaaagacaatatacgatacattaatatttagttgCATTGTAAACATATCCACTTAACTATTTGAATAATTCAATCAATTTACAAACTAATTACATGAATATgctaataaaaaacaactataaacgattttatacatattattaaggtACAAAATTCGGTATCAATTTTAATGTGAGATTAATGTTTAGTTTTGAAACGCTGATCAAAGCTAGATTGATTAATTTTCCTTAAAGCTGAATTGTGATTGGTTCATGATAGTCAATGACGCAATGACCATTGGTAATGGTCATTTAGTATTTAATCAGATTAGTAAATTTGATTTTGCTTATTGCTTTAGCAACTAGAAGTAAGAAAACCTCTAATATCTTAAATGCCAATTCGTTTCTCACTACCTGTAAAAATCATAGCTCCACTAGCTCCACTCCACACTGAAATACACCTTATAGTACTGTTATAAGTGCCTTTGTGTTATTGCTTTGTGATATAAGTTGCTAAGTCTATTAGTAAATATAGCTTTCTCATTCATTGTTAGAAAACTATCAATGGTTTGAAATAAGAACTCTAAGGCTGAATGTGACTTCCCATGGTGCGTGATTCTACCTATTATTCACGGTATCTTACGCGCTGAGGCTCTACCAACGGTGCGTGTCGGTCTTGAGATTTGAAGCTATTTGGTTTTCAAAAGGCAAAACGCACGACACCTTTGAAGTTAACGAAACCTGATGGATCCGACGCACCGTTACGAACTTGTCTGCGCTTCCACAGACTGTTCTCTTCCAATGGTGCGGGTCCGTGCGATCTGGTACGCGTCCGTTCGGAAAAACTTGCAGCGTGGGAAGCAAccttaagaaattatttttatatttttcgttagtaagtaaataagttttagttttttcaTCTTGATGTATTtagagattatatatttatattgctatTAATGAGAttgatttactttttaaagaattacattacaaaaaaaaaatcctacacaagtaattttgtaaaactttaggtacgtttatttgtatattatatagcacgaaaagtttttgattttattttttttaattgcgatgtcaaagatttttaaatttatttggtaatatttttaaaaatagaagccTATGCAAAACAGATACCAACTTAGTCGTATATAAAGCATATTTACAGGCATATTTGTAAgcatattttaaagatatgcAGATATCCCAAAGGATGTcaaattattagaattttttaagACGAATACACGTACATTAAATCACGATATTTGTCTCTGTttcataattagttttttttaactagaTACCATCTTCCattgaaattgtaatataacaatactaagtattactgtttagcagtagaatattgGATTAGTGGGTTATACCTATCCAGccgggtttgcacaaagtaaactcctattttttttaaactcttcataatctatattacaatctaaatataaatataatcttcataatctatattacaatataaaaaatatatatatacatttggtggtagggctttgtgcaagctcgtctgggtaggtaccacccactcatcagatattctaccgcaaaacagcaatacttgatattgttgtgttccggtttgaagggtgagtgagccagtgtaattacaggcacaagggacataaaatcttagttcccaaggttggtggcgcattggatatgtaagcgatggttgacatttcttacaatgccaatgtctaagagcgttggtgaccacttaccatcaggtggcccatatgctcgtccgccttcctattctataaaaaaaaaaaaaatctacgatCTTCGGTACAGAGTTAAGAGATTTAATTACTGGACTGTCTTGGTTCTTAggataatatttaaagtgttcAACATTGAATCACGAGATAAGCAAACATTATAATCCAGTGTCCTTTCATCCAACAAGGGATTATTTTGACGAAGTACAAAGTAAAGGAaggatgaaattttaatttgccGAAGAAATCTTTCGCGttcttattcatattttattttatgtcccATTTGTATTCATTACTTTGCATGTGCCAcgtttctttttcttcttttgtcatcgaatataaaactatattaaaaaaagttaaaaatcatttataaaattatatccttTGCAATTGCGCAAATCAAGTTAATAAAGACGTTGTAAAAAGTAACCAGTCGCGAGTCGCGGAAAACGTAAAAacgtaaagtaacagcttgtaaaagGAATaagtctcctctccctttcagATCTCCAATACATACTGGTAGATACACATGTTGTAGATTTTCATTCAACACATTCAGGTCTCAgaatacgagatgaataattgtaaacacaaattaagcacatgcaattTCAGCGTTACTTGTCTGAAGTTAAACCCAAGGCAAGGCACTGGGTcagtaaattagtttttaatatattctatatttgaaattaccAATCAGTTTTTACCTACGTCTCAGTTTAATCTGTTTGTTTGTATGCATGTTGTAATATGCCAaactactatataatataatattagccaagtttataatatatatctatggaaacatgattattatattcgattttcaaatacaTTTCCCGTTGTTACAAAACTTCTATTGTAACGTTTGCAAATTTTTGAAAGTGATTTGTTGTATTACGCGACAAGAATATGAAATAGACGCTTTTCGCGACgtaaaaatttaaagcgggtgaaacgACTAAGCactgctatttatataaaacattatatactaaaaccttcacTGAAATATTCTGTGTCTTCTATTTTAAGTTCTATGTATACTGGTTTAgatgttattttcatttaagcattaagaaaataaaagttttcttaTACGTTATAGTTAGGTTTAGTATAATTATCGGTCAAAATGTTGAAAATTACGGCTTTTTAAAAAAGTCTGTTTAATttgatgtaaattatatttaaaagacagTAATTCTTGTCAGAAAATGACATTTTGAgagataaaatttggtatgacaccaagtgtaaaatatttaataatatttcaactttaaaaaccAATTCGTTGTTGCGTCGAGTTTTCAATGTTATATAAACCTAAgctatttattatcaattatatatttaatgcaaatttaaatttgaatattcatcataactatgtatttatatttaatataataaaatgatataaaatcgacctttacaaataataatatgattgaaTACGATTAAATAGGGTAatgaatttattcattaattatgcattttaattttcaGTGCTCGCTaaaccttttatattaaattagaagtCATTTTGATACgaaatttagtatttaattataacgtacataattaattcaataattataaacacaattttcaTATGTTACAACTTTGTTGCCTGATTGTTTCATCATCAAGaacttataataatcaatatctgATCGAATTTCGTCTGTCGCAAATCTCAAagtattacatacaaatatttgtataagagatattatttttttagtttcacataatattaataatataatcactcTCATGATTGACCGATATGGTGATACGAAACGACGAGAGAGTTCACGCGCAGGACCATAGGCTTTCATtcttattaacaatttattcaaCTCAAATTCAGTCATCTATAATCTTAGTGAGTTCATAGATGTCACCCACCTTGAATATTTCAcagctgggctaatgcctcctcccCTTTTtagaggagaagttttggagcttattccaccacgctgctccgacgcgggttagtggaatacacatatggcagaatttcagtgaaattagacatatgcaggtttccttacgatgtttttcttcgccgtcaagcattaattacaaaaacaaatttaagcaATAgacagtttaaatattttctagatTTCTATTGTAAAACTACATATACAACAACGTTTATTTGCTTACAAAATAGTCACTGTCTCTATGTAATCGAGTGAAAGAATGTCTgttgcaaaattttaaaaacaggtacattaattattaatttgatagaaCCACATtggaattgttttattattttatttac
Protein-coding sequences here:
- the LOC126781232 gene encoding maltase A1-like yields the protein MDSDGDGIGDLKGITSKLEYLKELGVGATWLSPMFQSPMYDFGYDIADFYDVHDEYGTMEDFDNLMAKAKELDIKIVLDFVPNHGSNESVWFEEALKGHEKYYDYFMWEDGVLDENGTLRPPNNWNSVFRKSAWEYREEVGKYYLHQFVIGQPDFNYRNPEVVEEMKNVLRFWFEKGVAGFRVDAISHLFEVNKEKFGGKYPDEPLSGGSTDDPESYNYLDHIYTKDLDETYDMVYQWREVFEEYSEKDGLSRVMMTEAYGSPQVTLRYFGDGERDGSHMPFNFVLISDVNGDSSAAEIKYALDKFLTFKPIDKLANWVAGNHDNNRVASRFSPKLVDGINMIVLLLPGIAVTYMGEEIGMVDGFVSWEDTVDPSGCNTDDPINYVSASRDPERTPFQWSSEKNAGFSTGDKTWLPVAEGYETLNVEVQRNVERSHLNIYKTLAKLRAEPAFRHGRYESVAFNSDILAFRRWHEGETYIVIINFRDESYTIDLTYFENVIGNLEVVVNSLDSPKTTGDLLDAQNVDIAGSEALVLKVIQ